In a genomic window of Polypterus senegalus isolate Bchr_013 chromosome 13, ASM1683550v1, whole genome shotgun sequence:
- the puraa gene encoding purine-rich element binding protein Aa has translation MADRDSGSEQGGAATGPGAGSLHPGAGGVGSASGLQHETQELASKRVDIQNKRFYLDVKQNAKGRFLKIAEVGAGGNKSRLTLSMSVAVEFRDYLGDFIEHYAQLGPSNPDMAQDEPRRALKSEFLVRENRKYYMDLKENQRGRFLRIRQTVNRGPGLGSTQGQTIALPAQGLIEFRDALAKLIDDYGVEEEPAELPEGTSLTVDNKRFFFDVGSNKYGVFMRVSEVKPTYRNSITVPYKVWAKFGNTFCKYSEEMKKIQEKQKEKRASELQQQQEVHGDDGDED, from the coding sequence ATGGCGGACAGAGACAGTGGAAGCGAGCAAGGAGGAGCAGCTACGGGCCCGGGCGCCGGTTCCTTACACCCGGGGGCGGGAGGGGTGGGCTCGGCTTCCGGACTGCAGCACGAGACACAGGAGCTTGCTTCCAAGCGGGTCGACATCCAGAACAAGCGCTTCTATTTGGACGTGAAGCAGAATGCAAAGGGCCGCTTCCTGAAGATTGCCGAGGTCGGGGCCGGGGGCAACAAGAGCCGCCTCACACTCTCCATGTCAGTAGCCGTGGAGTTTCGCGACTACCTGGGGGACTTTATCGAGCACTATGCCCAGCTCGGGCCTAGCAACCCGGACATGGCCCAGGACGAGCCCAGACGGGCGCTAAAGAGTGAGTTTCTGGTGCGGGAGAACCGAAAATACTATATGGATCTCAAGGAAAACCAGAGAGGTCGGTTTCTGAGGATTCGCCAGACCGTAAACCGGGGGCCCGGCTTAGGCTCCACGCAGGGCCAAACTATCGCCCTCCCTGCACAGGGACTCATTGAGTTTCGCGACGCCTTGGCAAAGCTGATCGACGATTATGGGGTGGAGGAGGAGCCCGCTGAGTTGCCCGAGGGCACCTCCTTGACTGTGGATAACAAGCGGTTCTTCTTCGATGTGGGCTCCAATAAGTATGGGGTGTTCATGAGAGTGAGCGAGGTGAAACCCACCTATCGCAATTCCATCACTGTCCCCTATAAAGTATGGGCCAAATTTGGGAACACTTTCTGTAAATACTCCGAGGAGATGAAGAAAATCCAGGAGAAGCAGAAGGAGAAAAGGGCATCTGAGCTCCAACAACAGCAAGAAGTCCATGGGGATGATGGGGACGAAGATTGA